CAGGTCGTTCCCGTTCCCGGTGGGGCCGCCCTGCAGGACGACCTCCCAGCCCTCCGCGCGGCGTTCGACGACGACGCCGCCGTCGCCGACCGCGTGTGCGTTGGTCGCCGTGTGGGCGACGTCGTGAAGCGTGCTGTCGACCGGTGTCTCGACGGACGTCCAGCCGTCCTCGCCGGCGGTGACGGCGGGAACGGTAGCTGCGGCGAGCGATGCGCCTGCGAGTTGCAGCGTCGAACGACGAGTGAAACGCGCCATAGCGCACTCGGGAGTTCGAAGCGTGATTTTCATAAAAGCAGGACATTATTTTTACTGCCCAGTAATTGTGGGAAACGATGCGGGGAGCGTGACGATTATCGCCCCGTCGGTTTCCCGCCCGCGACGGTCGCGTAGCAGTTCCCGCTCGAGAGCTCCCACTTGAGGACGTCGAGGTCGCTGTCGGCGAGGTCTCGCTCGAACTCCGCGGGGTCGTAGATGTGGTAGAACCGATCGACTGGCTCCCCGCCGGGGAGGGTCCACTCGACGGTCGTATCGAACCCCTCGTCCTCGTCGAACCGATCGTGGGCGGTCGACCAGGCGCTGACGAGCGCGCGCCCCTCGGGAGCCAGCACGCGCGCAAGTTCGTCCAGGCTCGCCAGCCGGCTCGCTCGCGTCGGCAGGTGGTGCAGCGTCGCGACGTAGACCACGACGTCGACGGCGTCCGCGGCCAGGGGGAGAGTCGCAGCGTCGCCCTGCACTAGCGAGACGTCGAACTCGCGTTCGCGGGCCCGCTCGCGCCCGGTCTCGAGCAGGCCGCGGCTGACGTCGAGACCGATCGTCCGTTCGACGCCCGCGTCCTCGGCCAGTAGCTGGGCGTGACGGCAGTTTCCACACCCGAGATCGAGCCCGACGGCCCGCTCGCCCTCGAGCTCCCTGAGAAACGACTCGACCTCCGGCCAGGCGTACTCCCGGGTTGAGGCGAAGTGGGTGGCGATCCGGTCGTAGGTGTCGCGAATGGCCTTCCGACGGTCCATCTCGGTCGGTTCGAGCACGCGAGCGGGCAAAAGGCGTTCGATGAGACGACCGGTCGGCGACACCGACTACGTTTGCCCACGCGAACCGCGTCCGCCAACCGATCTATCGAACTTCCGATGTGTTTTGCGTTACGTTCATACGGCGGGAGTGCCAAGCGACGGTACGGAATGAGGCGTGAGCACTTCACACTGGACGTTAGCAATGTCGACTGGGTCGAGACCGACGGCGAACCGGCGAAACCATCGGTATCGATCGACTTCACCGGCCCAGCGACGGATCTCCGCGAGCGCCTTACCGGCTCGGACGGCGACGTCCTCGAGGCGAGCGAGACCGACGCAGCCCTCCGTCTACAGGGGCCCCTCGGCAAGGACACAGACGGCGTCGTGAGCCTTGCCAACCGGACGACTGGCGAGTTCCTCCTCGAACTCAACGAGGACGCCGACAACGTCCTGCGGTTTATCCGCGCGGCGCGGGGGTACGGTGAGGACAAAACCGACGACGGTCGGTACGAGATCGAGATCCTGTTCGACGGCGAGGAGTTCATCAGGTACGATAAGGAGACCTTCCTGGTCTACGACGAGGATGGAAACCTCCTCCGCCAGCATAGTCTCATCCCCAGCGGCATCGAGCTCTAGCCAGCGGCTGGGAATCGACCGGCAGTTATAAGTGTTTTAGGGACGCCTAAATCGAATGTACGCCGGCACACGCCGGAAATCGATATGGCGAACGGACAACTACTCACGTCGGCGACCGACGAAGCGCAGTCGAGAACTCCATCTCCAGAGCCGGAGCCGGAGTCGGACGAGGAGACCGTTCTCGAGCTCGAGGACGTCGCGAAACGGTACGGTACCGAGGACGTGATCTCGGAGCTCTCGCTGTCCGTTCGTGACGGCGAGATTCTCACCCTGCTGGGCCCGTCGGGCTGTGGCAAGACGACCACGCTGCGCCTGATCGCGGGACTGGAGCGACCCAACGCGGGCGCGGTCCGACTCCAGCAGACTCCGGTCGCGGGCGAGGGTCGGTTCGTTCCACCCGAGGAGCGCGGAACTGGTGTCGTCTTTCAGGAGTTCGCGCTGTTTCCCCACCTCACCGCCCGCGAAAACATCGCGTTCGGACTGCAGGAGTGGGCCGAACCCGACCGCGAGGCCCGCGTTGCGGAGCTGCTCGAGCTGGTCGGCCTCGAGAACCACGGCGAGGACTATCCCGACGAGCTCTCGGGCGGCCAGCAACAGCGGATCGCGCTCGCCCGGTCGCTGGCGCCCGAACCCGAGATGCTGTTGCTCGACGAGCCGTTTTCGAACCTCGACGTCGACCTGCGCGTCGAGATGCGCGAGGAGGTTCGTCGGATCATCAAGGAGGCGGGCGTCACCGCGGTTTCGGTGACCCACGACCAGGAGGAGGCGCTGTCGATCTCCGATCGGGTCGCCGTGATGAACGACGGCGACATCGAGCAGATCGACACCCCCGAACAGGTGTTCCAGCAGCCCGAGTCGCGGTTCGTCGCGGGCTTTCTGGGCCACGCCAGTTTCCTCTCCGGGGAGGTCCGGGGCGACCACGTCGACACCGCGCTCGGTCGGGTCCTGCGGGACAACGTCAACGGGCTCGCCCACCAGTACGACGGCACCACCGTCGACCTGCTCGTCCGTCCGGACGACGTGACCGCCTATCCGGCCGCAGAGACCGACGCCGCGGCCGACGGCACCGTCGTCTACCGGCGCTATCTCGGCCCGACCGTGCTCTACCGCGTCGAACTCGACACCGGCGAGACGATCGAGTGTATGCACAACCACTCGGATCGGATCGACCTGGACGAACGCGTCGCGGTGCGGGTCACTGCCGACCACGAACTCGCCTGGTTCCCCGCCGAGCAGCGCGACCGGACGTCCGCGGCTGCCGACGACTGACCGACAGCACCGATCCGTTCCGCCCGATTTTCCGGCGACGCGGCGGTTTTGCGACGCGTCGCCACACAATGCTTAAACCGAAACCGTCCCTACGGACGGGTATGCACAAGGACGAACTCCTCGAACTCCACGAAGAACTCGTCGTAATTATGGAGTACTTCTCGGAGCGCGAGGAGGTCGACGAGGAGTTGTTCGATCCGTACCGCCAGCTCGACGTCGATCCCTCGCACGTCCACAAGTCGAAAAGCGAGCACAAACACGCCGTCTTCGTGCTTGGCAACGCGTTAGCGAAGGCGATGAGCGAGGACGAGTTCTCGAGTGCCGGCCGGATCGGCAAGCGCATGAAAGAACTCGCCGAGGACGCCGAGTCGAAGATATAGACGAAACGTATTTGTCTCGGATCCTGGTTGTTCATGCATGGACTCGCGCACGCAAGAGCGCGTCGAACGCTGGGACGCTCGCCCGTTCGACGGTGATCTCCGCGCGCTGGCCGGAGCCGATTTTTCCGGTGCCGTCGCCGACGACGGTAGCTGGCTGTTCCTGCTTGGCGGGCGCATCGTCGGCGTCGTCGACGGCGCCCCAGCGGAGTTCGCGGGCGGCTCGGGGACGGTCTACGAGGCGCCCCACCGTGCGCTTCCGTTGCTCTGCTCGATGGAAACACAGCGTGACACACCCCGCGGGACGTACTACACGAACGAGACGCCCCTCGAGGAGGTCGATCGCACCCTCCAGGAGGGATCGTTCACGGGCTTTGTCGAACTGAGCGAGAACGTCCACAGCGGCGACTACTATCTCGTTTACTACGGCGGCCGCCGGATGGCGATCGCCTACGTCGGCAACGCCGAACGTCTGCTCGTCGGAACGGAGGCGTTCGAACGGGCGGCCGACGAGGTCGGCATCTACGAGGTCGTCGACGTCGACATCGAGGTCACCGACGTCGACGAGCTGGCCCTCGCCGGGCGCGACGCCGAACCTGCGACACGAACGGACGGCGACCTGGAGCATGCCGCAAGCGCCGAAACCGCTCGGGCGACCGCGAGCTCGGCGTCGGTAGAGTCGTCCTCGGATACGGCCGAGGCGACGTCCGGAGTGGATCGTTCGGACGACGGCGACGAGCCCGAATCGACGATCCAAGACGAACCCGCGTCCCGAGACGAGGCCGACGACGCCACAGCCGAGTCGACACAGTCGTCCGGGACGACCGAGCCGGAGCCCGACGCCGACCGCGCTCCCGAGAACGCGTCCGGGCCGGCGGCCGTCGCGTCCGAGGACGAAGACCGCACGAACGAGCTGGAGACGCTTCGAACCCGCAATCAGGAGCTGTCAGCGACCGTCGACCGACTCCGGTCGCGGGTGCGAACGCTCGAGTCGGAGCTCGAGAGCGCCCGTGCGGGCACCGAGCGGTCGGCGCCCGGCCCCGACCTCGATCTCGACGAGGCGCTCTCGCAGACGAACCTCTTCGTTCGGTACGACTCCCGGAGCCAGCCGACCCTCGATACGGCCCATGAGAGCCACGTCGACCGCGCGGAGGTCGACGCGAACCTTCGCCTGGAGTACCACACCCAGTTCGACGACGTCGGCGCCACCGTCGACGGCGACCCCTTCGAGGACGTCCTGGCCGAGACGATGGCGTTTCGGTTCCTCGAGTGGCTCACGACGGAGCTGTTCTTCGAGATCCGCGACACCGGCCGTGCGGACGCGCTCGGCGAACTCTACGAGGGGATCTCGCGGATCGATCGCGTCGAGCTCGACTCCTCGATCCCGATCGAGGACGGCGACCGGGAGGCCGTCGCGTTCGACGTCGTCGCCTACGACAAGATGGGGAATCCACTGCTGGTCGCGACGCTGAACGACTCCCGGGAGCCGATCCCGCGGGACGTCCTCGAGGGTGTGGCGACGGACGCCGCGGCGGTCGCCCGCCGTCACTCGGAGCTTGCGGCCGCGCTCGTCGTGACCCGGAGCTACTTCGAGCCCGGGGCGCTCGAGGTCGTCGAGGAGGCGACGAAAAGCGGCTTTCTCAGCCGCGGCTCGCGGCTGAGCTACGTCAACAGTCCGGGCTACCACCTCTGTCTGGCGGAGCTGCGATCCGCGGGCTTTCACGTGACGGTTCCGGAGCTCTGAGATCGGAACTACCGCTGGCGCCCTCGGGAACGAAACGACGAAAAAGAGAGACTACCCTTCGATCTCGGCGGCGTCTTCGATCTTCATCCCCTCGAGCTTGTCGACGATGTCGTCAATCTTCCCGTCGAGGTCGTCGACGAACTCCGCGGTGCGTTCGGTCTTGATCGCACCCTGGCTCGAGGGCTCGATGAGGTTCTCCTCCTCGAGGACTCGCAGAGAGTACCGGACCTTGTGGTGAGGGTATCCCGTCTCGTTCGACATCTTGACGATCCCGATGGGCTCGTTCTCGATAACCATCTTCAGGACCTGCAGATGACGTTCCAACATATCGACTTCCTTCTCAAGTCTGTCTATCATGGCATTTGTTAACTTGTCTTTGGACCCTTTAAAAGTTACTCTCCGCGAGTGAAACGACCACTCTCAACCATGTGTCAATTCCTGTCAGTAGTTAACGCTTCCGGTCGCACGTGCATGCAGGGGGGTCGCCGTCACGAACGGATTCGTCACGCCGAATCGGTTCGGCCAGGCTGCGGTTGCACGGAGCTGGTCTCACACCGGCGCTGGATGCCGATTAGTATCCACGTCCGTGAACATCTCCCCCCGTCGATCGTCCGCACAGACCGTAATCTGTTTATCGACCGGGCAAGAATCCGCCGCTGTTATGACCGTCACCATCGTCGGGTCGCAACTCGGCGACGAAGGCAAGGGCGGGGTCGTCGATCTCTTCGGCGACGCCGCCGACGTCGTGGCCCGGTATCAGGGCGGCGACAACGCAGGCCATACCGTCGTTCACGACGGCAAGAAGTACAAGCTGTCGCTCGTCCCCTCCGGGGCCGTCCGCGGGAAGGTCGGCGTGCTCGGCAACGGCTGTGTCGTCAACCCCGAGACACTGTTCGACGAGATCGACACGCTCCGCGAGCGAGGACTCGAGCCCGACGTGCGGGTCGCCGAGCGAGCCCACGTCATCCTCCCGTACCACCGGGCGCTGGACGGGATCGAGGAAGACGAGAAGGAAGACCTCGCGGCCGGCACCACCAAACGCGGGATCGGGCCGACCTACGAGGACAAGGCCGGACGGCGCGGGATCCGCGTCGGCGACCTGCTCGACCCCGATACCCTCCGGGAACGCCTCGAGTACGTCGTCCCCCAGAAGCGAGCGATCGCCGAGGACGTCTTCGAGGCCGACACCGGCGAGGCGTTCGACGTCGACCACCTCTTCGAGACCTACCGCGAGTACGGCGAACGGCTCCGCGAGGAGGGGATGACCGTCGACTGCGGCACCTACCTCCAGGATCGCATCGACGACGGCGATAACGTCATGCTCGAGGGCGCGCAGGGTACCTCGATCGACATCGATCACGGGATCTACCCCTACGTGACGTCCTCGAACCCCACCGCGGGCGGAGCGACGGTCGGCACCGGACTCGGCCCGACCGTCGTCGGCCAGGGCGAGGTCATCGGCATCGTCAAGGCCTACCTCTCGCGGGTCGGCACCGGTCCGCTGCCGACCGAACTCGGCGGCGTCGAGGACCAGACGCCCGAATACGATCCTAGCGAGGCGCAACGCGCCTCGGAAAACCGAGCGGCGGAGCCGCGAGGCGACGCGGGTGCAAGCGAGGACGAGGAAGAGCTCGCCACCTACATCCGCGACGAGGGCGGGGAGTACGGAACCGTCACGGGCCGCCCGCGACGGGTCGGCTGGCTCGACATGCCCATGCTGCGCCACGCCGCGCGCGCGAACGGCTTCACGGGACTCGCGATCAACCACATCGACGTCCTCGCGGGGCTCGACGAGGTTCAGGTCGGTCACAGCTACGAGCTCGAGGGGGAGGAGGTCCTCACGATGCCGCCGACGACGGAGAAGTGGGGCGACTGCGAGGCGAACCTGCGATCGTTCGACGGCTGGGACGACGTCGACTGGAGCGCGGTCGCCGACGAGGGGTACGAGGCGATCCCCGAGAACGCCCGCACCTACCTCGAGTACGTCGCCGACGAGCTCGAGGCCGAGATCTACGCGGTCGGCGTCGGTCCGGGCCGCGAGGAGACCGTGGTCGTCGAGAACCCCTACGAGTAGCGGTTCGGAACCGGACCCACCATCGCGAGAACGCCGTCCCGTCGCCGCGGCGTTCCCGAAGCCTTTTGCTGAATGCGTTCGCCTGTCGTAGTATGAAGGAGTCGCTGCTGGAGATCCTCTGTTGCCCACTCGACAAACACGATCTGGAACTGGAAGACGCCGAGTACGACGGCGACGAGGTCGTCGACGGAGCCCTCGTCTGTACCGAGTGTGGCGAGCGCTACCCGATCGAGGACGGGATCCCGAACCTGCTGCCCCCGGACATGCGCGAAGAGTCCCCCGCCTGAACGTTTCCTGAACCGTGTTCACCCCAGCGGTCACCGTCCACGTCAACCGCGGTTCGCCCGAGCGCCTCGAGGCAGCGACCGCTACCTTCGAGACGGCCGAGCCGTTCACCCTGCTGCTCGAGGGCCACGACACGCCGACCCACGTCCACTGCCGGCTCGACGAGAACCTGGCCCGCGTCGCCTCGCTGCCCCAGTCGAACTACTACGTTGAGGCCGACGCGCGGACGCCGGTCCCGATCGACATCGACCCGAGCGCCATCGACGACCCTGTCCAGGGGTATCTCGAGGTATCGACGGGGTACGGTGCCGAGTCGGCGGCGATCGCCGTCACGATCGAGCCCGGGCCTGACAGGGTCGAGGTCGACGAGTCCCTCGCCCAGCCCAACCGCTCGCCGACCGAGAACACCCGGTCGGCGGAGTCATCGAAGCCGCTGTTCGAGGACGTCGAGCTGCCCGGCGGTCTCCAGCCGACGACCCTCGCTGCGCTCGCGCTCGGCGGGGTCGCGCTCGTCCTCGCACTCGCCGTCGCCGCGATCGCCGGCGGCACGACTGCCGTCGCCGTCTTTGCGATCGTCGCCGTCGCCGTCGTCGCCGCGGTCGCGGTCCGTTTTCGCAACTAGTTCTCCCGTTCGACCGTCTCGAGGCCGCCGTCCTCGTCGAAGCGCTTCGCACGGAGGTACCGCGCACGGTAGCGGTTCGCGCCGTCCCCGACGTCGGCCTCCCGGATCTCGTCGGTGCGGCCGTCCGCGACGGCGTCGATCAGTTCCGAGAGCTGGTTGCGCTCGCTCGTCGTCAGCTCGAGTTCGTACGTGCGCTCGTCCTCGGACTCGAGGATCGTCCACTGGCGGGCGGCCGCGATCACGAGCGAACAGGGCTCCCGGCAGGGGAACGGCCCCTCGCCGCCCTCGGGGGCGAGCGCGTCGCCGTCCTCGTACTCCCACTCCCGGCGGCGCAGACACTGGGAGTCGACACAGCAGGCCTCGGCCATCCAGTCGACGGCCTCGCGGGGCAGCTCGTCGATTACGTCGTAGATCCCCGTCTGGCGCGTGGCCGTCTCGGTCCAGTGGTCGACGTCGAGCTCGCCGCGCAGCTCCCGGTACCAGTTGGCGATCGTCGCGGGGTAGAAGAAGTCGACCGCCTCGACGAGCTCGCGGCCCGTCAGCTCGGGAAAGACCCAGCCCGAGCGCAGCGAGGGGGCGGTTTTCAGCGGTCGGTAGCGGCCGTCCTCGTCGTTCGTCGCGAGCTCGCGGGCCTCGCGGGGATCGTCGTGAGTCTCGAGCTCGCCCCGAGGACGGTCGGCGTCGTCGACGTGGCGAAGTTCGTAGCCGCGCTCGTCTTCCGCGAGCAGCTCGGTCGTAACGAGTAGCTCGCCCCACTCCCGCTCGATCCCGTTTGCAAGCGCGTCGTAGCGGGCGGGAACGTCGAGGGGATCGCCTTCGATCGTCCGGTGGTCGATCGTCGCCGCGGCGATCGGCGCTCGCTCACACCACCGCAGGAAGGCTCGCCGGGCCGTCCCCTCGCCGCCGATCGCGTCCCAGTAGCGCCAGTTCGAGACGTACCGCGGGTGCGTGTCGAGGACGTCTCGCAGTTCCGCGCCGTCGAGGCCCGTCCGTTCGGCGTCGGGTGTCTCGAGGACGTACGTGCCGTCGCTCGCCTGCTCGAGGACGAACCCGTCGAACGCGAGGCCGTCCTCGGTCTCGACGGCGGCGAGCAGGTCGGATGGCGAGTCGGACACGGTCAGTCACCCGCCCCCGCGCTCGGTCCGCGCTCGTCTCCGCGTTCGCTCCCGCCGGCGAGGGCCGTCGCGTCGCGAACGCGCTCGCGGGCGTCGCCGACGGCCGCACCCGCGTCGGCCGCCCGTTCGAGGACGACGTCGGCCATCAACCCCTCGGTGCCGACCGCGCCGGCGTACCAGATCCGGTGGCCGTCGACCTCGGCCGGGACCTCCCAGCCCAGCCGGTAGTCCTCGGTCAGTCCCATATCCTCGGGGATGTCCTCCTGGGTGTGGTAGCCGTCGGCGATAAACAGCGGGACGACGACCACGTCCTCGGTCTCGAAGAACTCAGTAACGTCGTCGACCTCCGGCTCCTCGTCCATGAACAGCGCCTTCACCTCGTCGAAGCGGTCCCGCTGGCGGACGCGCTCGGCGTGGTACTCGACGGCCTTCGCGGAGTTCGCGTTGCGCTCGGTGCCGTGGCCGACGACCGCCAGACCGAACCCGTCTCCGACGTCTGGATCTTCGGTGACGCTTTCGGCCCGCTGGACGATCACGTCGGTCATCGCGTCGTGGGTGCCGACGGGACCGCAGTAGTGGATCGTCTTCCCGACATCGGTCGCCTCGAGAGTGGCGTGGGAGGCGTCGGTGCCGTCGGAATCCCACTTCGCGGGATCCCAGTCGTCGAGGCGCAGCTCTCGGGGAATGACCTGCTCGGTGAAATATCCCTCGCTGATAAACAGGGGCACGACGAACACGTCCTCGGACTCGAGAGTGCGGATCACCTCCCGGAAGTGAGGCTCTTCCTTCCAGAAGGCCTCGCGAACCTCGTCGAACGCTTCGGTCTCGCGGACGGTGTCGGCGTGGGCGTAGGTGGGGTCCGATGCGTTCGGATTCAGATGCGACCCGTGGGCCGCGACGACCAGCGCTTGCATGCGCGGCCGTTAGAAGGGGTCCCGTTTAGGGACTTCGCTGGGGGCACGGGTCGCCGACGTTCCGGACGACTCGGGCGACGACCCGTCGAGTGCGAGCTGCGAGCGGTCGGCTACGGCACTGTGACGTCGGTCCGGGCCTCGCACCTGCCCTCCTGGGCGCGCAGCTCCGCGACAGCGGTGTACTCCCCCGACCGGGGATTCTCCCACTCGGCCTCGTAGGTCGCCGTCTCGTCGGGGGCGATCCGTTCGGAGCTGATCATCTGGGCGAACATTCGGCCGTCGGTGTAGCGCCAGACCTCCCGTCCCTCGTCCTCGACGACGAACTCGGCCTTGCAGGCGTCGGAGAACTGGAGCTCGACGGGATCGGTGCCCTCGTTCGCGACGGTAAACTCGAACCGAACCGCGTCCGTTCCCGCGCCGGACGATACCTCCGCCTCGAGTCGTCCCTCGAGTGCCATACTCGCCTCTCGGCCTGCTCGCCGTATAGTTCTTCAGCCGGCAGCGACCGATTTGAGCGGAACGCCTACCACCGAACGGAACCGAGGACGGACATGGATCCGTTTCGAAACACGAGCCAGCCCGACTGGGACTGGTGGGGAAAACTCTGGCCGACGCCGGGGGCGACGCTTCGCCGGCTCGGCCTCGACCGCGGAACGTCCCTCGCCGAGGTCGGCTCGGGCAACGGCTACTTCGCGCTGCCGGCCGCCCGGATCACCGCTCCCGCACCGGTGTACGCCGTCGACCTCGAGGGCTCGCTCCTCGCCGAACTCGAGGAGCTCGCGGCCCGACAGGAGATCGAGAACGTCCGACCGATCCGCGGCGACGCGCGGGAACTCGATCGGCTGCTCCCGGAACCGATCGACGCGGTCCTGCTCGCCAACGCCTTCCACGGGATCGCTCCCGAGGATCGAGCGACGGTTCTCGGGGCCGTCCACGACTCGCTCCGGCCCGGCGGGACGTTCGTCGTCGTCAACTGGGCGGATCGCCCGCGCGAGGAGACGACAGTCGACGGCGAGACCCGCGGTCCGCCGACCGAGCTCAGGGTCGGTCCGGAGGAAACGCGCGAGGCGGTCCGCGAACACACTGATCTCGGGTTCGATCGGGCCGTCGAGCTCCCCCCGTACCACTACGGGCTGGTCTTCGAGCGCGAGCGGTAGCCCGCGGAGCAGTACGCCTATCCCTGTTCGCCACTAACCCCGCGGCGTGCAACTCGTCGGGTACGAGCCGAGCGGACGGGGGTCAGCACTGGTTGTCGCCGACGGCGACAGCGTCGAGGACGTCCCGCTCGAGTCCGGCACGGAGCTCTCCTACGTCCTCGGCTCGCGGCGCTGTGCGGGGACGATCGACGACGGCGAGCACGTCGCCTGTAACCGCTCGACGGCGCCGTACTGCGAGTACCACACGAGCACGTGGGTCTGTGCCCGCTGTACGGGCGACTGTCTCAAACCGGAGATGGACTGCTACCAGGAACACGCCGTCTACGTCGCCGCCTTCGCCCCGGACACGTTCAAGGTCGGGGTCACCAAGTCCCGGCGCCTCGGGACCCGCCTCCGCGAACAGGGCGCGGACCGGGCAGCCCACGTCCACACGGTCTCGAACGGGCGAATCGCCCGCGAGCTCGAGGCCGAGATCGCCGACTGGCTGGTCGATCGCGTCCGAACGCGCCCGAAGGTCACAGCCCTCGCCGAGACGGTCGACGAGGACGCCTGGGAGGCGGTTCTGTCGGAGTTCGACGTCCTCGACCGGTTCGATCTCGACTACGGCCTCGACCTCGAGACTCGCCCCGTCCGGGAGACGATGGCCTCGGGCACCGTCGTCGGCGTGAAGGGGCGACTCCTGGTCCTCGAAACGAGCGGGACGACCTACGCTGTCGATATGCGCGACCTCGTGGGCTACGAGATTGCGGAGGGGGAGACGAGCCGGAACCTCCAGTCATCGCTTGGCTCGTTCGGTTGATCGGGCCCGACTGTCGTACTCCGACGTGGCGCTTTGCTCTCGAGAGCGGTCAGTACTCCAGCTTCGTGTCGCCCGTCTCGCCCCAGCGCTCGAGGCGGTCGTCCTCGACGTCGTAGTCGATGTCGTAGGGCGTTCGCTCCGTCCACCCCTCGCCGGTCAAGTGGCTCGTGACAGCCGTAGCCGCCTCGCCGTAGCGGTCGCCCCGGTGGAAATGCGAGGACGTCAGATCGACCACGTCGAGGTGGGCGTGGATCGCGGCCCGGTCGTCGTCGACGCGCCAGACGTGGACGTGCTCCCAGCCGTCGCTCAGCTGCGGCCGTCGGTAGGAGGCGTCGGGCGAAACGAGTTCTTCGGCGTCGCGGTCCCAGGCCTTCGCGGTTGCGTCGGGAAGCACGGGCGTCCACTCGAGGTTGCCCAGTCCGGTGAAGGCGTCCTCGACTGCCTCGAGCGCCGACGCCGAGCCGTCGGCGCGGGCGTGGAGGTTGATCGGCAGAGCGGGGTGCCACTCGCCGTCGTCGTTCGGTTTGTACAGACACAGCGGGTAGTCGTCCTCGCCGTCGCGGTCGGCGTCGACGACTGCGTCGGTCGGTTCCGCGCTCGCGCTCGTACTCGCGACGGTGCCGACGGCGACCGCGCTCCCGGCCCCGGCGATCACTTGCCGTCTGGTGGGTTCTCGATCCATGGACGATCACCGGCGTTCCGGGTCGACTGCGTCGGTTTCGAGAGCGGCGTTCGCTTGCACGCCCTCCCTTTCGGAGACGTCCGATAGAAGGGTTCGGCCTGAATGTTCGTGGCTCGGTCCTCGC
This genomic window from Natronococcus occultus SP4 contains:
- a CDS encoding DUF7524 family protein, which translates into the protein MFTPAVTVHVNRGSPERLEAATATFETAEPFTLLLEGHDTPTHVHCRLDENLARVASLPQSNYYVEADARTPVPIDIDPSAIDDPVQGYLEVSTGYGAESAAIAVTIEPGPDRVEVDESLAQPNRSPTENTRSAESSKPLFEDVELPGGLQPTTLAALALGGVALVLALAVAAIAGGTTAVAVFAIVAVAVVAAVAVRFRN
- a CDS encoding UPF0058 family protein, whose protein sequence is MHKDELLELHEELVVIMEYFSEREEVDEELFDPYRQLDVDPSHVHKSKSEHKHAVFVLGNALAKAMSEDEFSSAGRIGKRMKELAEDAESKI
- a CDS encoding DR2241 family protein, translating into MSDSPSDLLAAVETEDGLAFDGFVLEQASDGTYVLETPDAERTGLDGAELRDVLDTHPRYVSNWRYWDAIGGEGTARRAFLRWCERAPIAAATIDHRTIEGDPLDVPARYDALANGIEREWGELLVTTELLAEDERGYELRHVDDADRPRGELETHDDPREARELATNDEDGRYRPLKTAPSLRSGWVFPELTGRELVEAVDFFYPATIANWYRELRGELDVDHWTETATRQTGIYDVIDELPREAVDWMAEACCVDSQCLRRREWEYEDGDALAPEGGEGPFPCREPCSLVIAAARQWTILESEDERTYELELTTSERNQLSELIDAVADGRTDEIREADVGDGANRYRARYLRAKRFDEDGGLETVEREN
- a CDS encoding DUF5793 family protein, with product MRREHFTLDVSNVDWVETDGEPAKPSVSIDFTGPATDLRERLTGSDGDVLEASETDAALRLQGPLGKDTDGVVSLANRTTGEFLLELNEDADNVLRFIRAARGYGEDKTDDGRYEIEILFDGEEFIRYDKETFLVYDEDGNLLRQHSLIPSGIEL
- a CDS encoding adenylosuccinate synthase codes for the protein MTVTIVGSQLGDEGKGGVVDLFGDAADVVARYQGGDNAGHTVVHDGKKYKLSLVPSGAVRGKVGVLGNGCVVNPETLFDEIDTLRERGLEPDVRVAERAHVILPYHRALDGIEEDEKEDLAAGTTKRGIGPTYEDKAGRRGIRVGDLLDPDTLRERLEYVVPQKRAIAEDVFEADTGEAFDVDHLFETYREYGERLREEGMTVDCGTYLQDRIDDGDNVMLEGAQGTSIDIDHGIYPYVTSSNPTAGGATVGTGLGPTVVGQGEVIGIVKAYLSRVGTGPLPTELGGVEDQTPEYDPSEAQRASENRAAEPRGDAGASEDEEELATYIRDEGGEYGTVTGRPRRVGWLDMPMLRHAARANGFTGLAINHIDVLAGLDEVQVGHSYELEGEEVLTMPPTTEKWGDCEANLRSFDGWDDVDWSAVADEGYEAIPENARTYLEYVADELEAEIYAVGVGPGREETVVVENPYE
- a CDS encoding methytransferase partner Trm112 — translated: MKESLLEILCCPLDKHDLELEDAEYDGDEVVDGALVCTECGERYPIEDGIPNLLPPDMREESPA
- a CDS encoding ABC transporter ATP-binding protein, encoding MANGQLLTSATDEAQSRTPSPEPEPESDEETVLELEDVAKRYGTEDVISELSLSVRDGEILTLLGPSGCGKTTTLRLIAGLERPNAGAVRLQQTPVAGEGRFVPPEERGTGVVFQEFALFPHLTARENIAFGLQEWAEPDREARVAELLELVGLENHGEDYPDELSGGQQQRIALARSLAPEPEMLLLDEPFSNLDVDLRVEMREEVRRIIKEAGVTAVSVTHDQEEALSISDRVAVMNDGDIEQIDTPEQVFQQPESRFVAGFLGHASFLSGEVRGDHVDTALGRVLRDNVNGLAHQYDGTTVDLLVRPDDVTAYPAAETDAAADGTVVYRRYLGPTVLYRVELDTGETIECMHNHSDRIDLDERVAVRVTADHELAWFPAEQRDRTSAAADD
- a CDS encoding DUF7527 domain-containing protein; protein product: MDSRTQERVERWDARPFDGDLRALAGADFSGAVADDGSWLFLLGGRIVGVVDGAPAEFAGGSGTVYEAPHRALPLLCSMETQRDTPRGTYYTNETPLEEVDRTLQEGSFTGFVELSENVHSGDYYLVYYGGRRMAIAYVGNAERLLVGTEAFERAADEVGIYEVVDVDIEVTDVDELALAGRDAEPATRTDGDLEHAASAETARATASSASVESSSDTAEATSGVDRSDDGDEPESTIQDEPASRDEADDATAESTQSSGTTEPEPDADRAPENASGPAAVASEDEDRTNELETLRTRNQELSATVDRLRSRVRTLESELESARAGTERSAPGPDLDLDEALSQTNLFVRYDSRSQPTLDTAHESHVDRAEVDANLRLEYHTQFDDVGATVDGDPFEDVLAETMAFRFLEWLTTELFFEIRDTGRADALGELYEGISRIDRVELDSSIPIEDGDREAVAFDVVAYDKMGNPLLVATLNDSREPIPRDVLEGVATDAAAVARRHSELAAALVVTRSYFEPGALEVVEEATKSGFLSRGSRLSYVNSPGYHLCLAELRSAGFHVTVPEL
- a CDS encoding class I SAM-dependent methyltransferase, whose amino-acid sequence is MDRRKAIRDTYDRIATHFASTREYAWPEVESFLRELEGERAVGLDLGCGNCRHAQLLAEDAGVERTIGLDVSRGLLETGRERAREREFDVSLVQGDAATLPLAADAVDVVVYVATLHHLPTRASRLASLDELARVLAPEGRALVSAWSTAHDRFDEDEGFDTTVEWTLPGGEPVDRFYHIYDPAEFERDLADSDLDVLKWELSSGNCYATVAGGKPTGR